ACTTGACAATGTTCAATATTCTTATAAAAGCAGATTTGAAGAAGGTATAGGTACAAATCCTGAAGAATTAATGGCTGCAGCTCATGCTGGATGTTTCACCATGAAATTAAGTGCCGATTTAACAACAGCAGGATTTGAACCAAAAACGTTGGAAACCCAATGTGATATTACCCTAGAGGATGGTGTAATTACAAGTTCAAAATTAACAGTTACTGCTAAGGTTAGTGGTATTAAGGATGAAGAATTTCAAGAGATTGCTGAAAAGGCAAAGCAAGATTGCCCGGTTAGTAAAGCTTACAATTTAGATATAAGCCTCGAGGCAACTTTACAAAGTAATCCTGCTGATAAACAAATGTCTTGAAACAAACACCAGAGCAAACGCATGAGTTTTATCTTTGCCACGAATGACGCTAATTTGCACAAATTTTAATGATTCTAAAAAAATCACACAAATTTCATCTGCCTTTGGCAGATCCGTGGCATATTATGCCATCCCAATTTAGATAATTTCATGACCCG
This genomic window from Mariniflexile sp. TRM1-10 contains:
- a CDS encoding OsmC family protein — encoded protein: MKRYSVAVWSGTIKNGDGYITSESKALDNVQYSYKSRFEEGIGTNPEELMAAAHAGCFTMKLSADLTTAGFEPKTLETQCDITLEDGVITSSKLTVTAKVSGIKDEEFQEIAEKAKQDCPVSKAYNLDISLEATLQSNPADKQMS